One genomic window of Salvelinus alpinus chromosome 17, SLU_Salpinus.1, whole genome shotgun sequence includes the following:
- the LOC139542631 gene encoding cold shock domain-containing protein E1-like isoform X8, translating into MGSPWKGFVEFTLPASPPAAFVSDDLSSTSPVGLSLSPYGRSMSFDPGMLHNGHTAFANGTAVGIRETGVVEKLLTSYGFIQCSERQARLFFHCSQYNGNLQELKIGDDVEFEVSSDRRTGKPIAVKLLKIKPEVLPEERISGQVGPDSHASPFTVLHGYIHPVVSAIPTHLDGKSAPGQVPTGSVCYERNGYGFLPTQEVFYLTYTPDDIEGNMHLDTGDKVSFYMETNKHTGAVSAHNIVLVKKKQMRCQGVVCATKEAFGFIERADVVKEIFFHYSEFKGDLEALQAGDDVEFTIKERNGKEVATDVRLLAQGTVIFEDISIEQFEGTVIKVIPKVPTKNQNDPLPGRISARISYTDKELLFGEKDTKSKVTLLEGDHVQFNISTDRRDKLERATNIDILPDTFHFTKESREMVRTLRRSMGVIAAMRDGFGFIKCVDRDARMFFHFSEVLEESQLHISDEVEFTVVPDMLSAQRNHAVRIKKLPKGTVSFHTQSEQRFVGVVEKEATAAITNNKSASPSKAKEKEAEEGVISYEDCGVKLTVSYHVKDLEGAAQPQAGDKVEFSINEVKRTGQQTAVTIKILNRTVNTKRLLGYIATLKDNFGFIETANHDQEIFFHYSELCGDMENLELGDTVEYTLSKGKGNKVSAEKVMKMAAVNSVGQDVGEAVMLGKVVRPLRSVDPSQTEYQGLIEHSEEEGTKGQNYPFGIMGMTNKADCLQKGELVKFQLCTVAQTGQKMACNVVPQRKALVECVKDQFGFITYDVGESKKLFFHVKEVQDGLELQTGDEVEFSVILNQRTGKCSACNVRRVSEGPKPVATPRPDRLVNRLKSITLDDSSAPRLVIVRQPRGPDNSKGFNVERKTRQPGVID; encoded by the exons ATGGGCAGCCCCTGGAAAGGCTTTGTCGAGTTTACCTTGCCCGCGTCGCCGCCTGCCGCGTTTGTTAGCGATGACCTGAGCAGCACCTCCCCCGTCGGACTCAGCCTGTCACCGTACGGCCGATCC ATGAGTTTTGACCCTGGCATGCTCCACAATGGGCACACTGCGTTTGCCAACGGCACGGCAGTGGGCATCAGGGAGACTGGCGTGGTGGAGAAGCTGCTCACCTCCTATGGGTTCATCCAGTGCTCGGAGCGGCAGGCACGCCTCTTCTTTCACTGCTCCCAGTACAACGGCAACCTGCAGGAGCTCAAGATAGGAG atGATGTGGAGTTTGAAGTGTCCTCAGACAGGCGTACTGGCAAGCCCATAGCAGTGAAGCTGCTTAAGATCAAACCAGAGGTGCTACCAGAGGAGCGCATCTCGGGCCAGGTGGGGCCAGACTCGCACGCCTCTCCATTTACTGTGCTGCATGGTTATATTCATCCA GTCGTCTCAGCGATTCCTACTCACCTGGATGGAAAGTCTGCTCCAGGGCAGGTGCCCACTGGAAGTGTGTGCTACGAGAGAAATGGG TATGGATTCCTTCCCACGCAGGAGGTGTTTTACTTGACCTACACCCCAGACGACATAGAGGGCAACATGCACCTGGACACGGGAGACAAAGTCAGCTTCTACATGGAAACCAACAAGCA CACCGGTGCAGTCAGTGCACACAACATTGTCCTGGTAAAGAAGAAACAGATGAGGTGCCAGGGGGTTGTCTGTGCCACCAAG GAGGCCTTTGGGTTCATTGAGAGGGCTGATGTGGTGAAGGAGATCTTCTTCCACTACAGCGAGTTCAAGGGCGACCTGGAGGCCCTGCAGGCCGGCGACGACGTGGAGTTCACCATCAAAGAGAGAAAC GGGAAAGAGGTGGCTACTGACGTGAGGCTGCTTGCCCAGGGGACAGTCATATTTGAGGACATCAGCATCGAGCAGTTTGAAGGCACTGTTATCAAGGTCATCCCTAAAGTTCCAACCAAGAACCAG AATGATCCACTACCAGGCCGCATCTCTGCCAggatcagttacacagacaaggAGCTCCTGTTTGGTGAAAAGGACACCAAGTCCAAGGTGACCCTGCTGGAAGGCGACCATGTGCAGTTCAACATTTCCACGGACCGTAGGGACAAGCTGGAGCGGGCCACTAATATCGACATCCTGCCCGATACCTTCCACTTCACCAAGGAGTCCCGTGAGATGGTAAGGACCCTGAGGAGATCCATG GGTGTGATCGCTGCCATGCGCGATGGCTTTGGCTTCATCAAGTGTGTGGACCGGGACGCCAGGATGTTCTTTCACTTTAGCGAGGTCCTGGAGGAGAGCCAGCTGCACATCTCTGACGAAGTCGAGTTCACCGTTGTGCCC GACATGCTGTCTGCCCAGAGGAACCACGCGGTGCGCATCAAGAAGCTGCCTAAAGGCACAGTGTCCTTCCATACCCAGTCTGAGCAGCGCTTTGTGGGCGTGGTGGAGAAGGAGGCCACGGCAGCCATCACCAACAACAAGAGCGCAAGCCCCAGCAAGGCCAAAGAGAAG GAAGCAGAAGAGGGAGTGATTTCTTATGAGGACTGTGGAGTGAAGCTGACTGTGTCGTACCATGTCAAAGATCTGGAGGGAGCTGCCCAGCCACAGGCAGGAGACAAG GTGGAGTTCTCCATCAATGAGGTAAAGAGGACGGGCCAGCAGACCGCGGTCACCATTAAGATCCTCAACCGCACAGTCAACACCAAAAGGCTGCTGGGATACATCGCCACCCTAAAAGACAACTTTGGGTTCATTGAGACGGCCAATCACGATCAAGAGATCTTCTTTCACTACAG TGAGCTGTGTGGAGACATGGAGAACCTGGAGCTGGGTGACACTGTGGAATACACCCTGTCCAAGGGCAAAGGAAACAAAGTCAGCGCTGAGAAGGTTATGAAGATGGCAGCAG TGAATAGTGTGGGGCAGGATGTTGGTGAGGCGGTGATGCTGGGGAAGGTGGTGCGCCCTCTGCGTAGTGTGGACCCGTCGCAGACAGAGTACCAGGGGCTCATCGAGCACTCGGAGGAAG AGGGCACGAAGGGCCAGAATTACCCCTTTGGCATCATGGGCATGACAAACAAGGCAGACTGTCTGCAGAAAGGAGAGCTGGTGAAGTTCCAGCTGTGCACAGTGGCCCAGACAGGACAGAAGATGGCCTGCAACGTTGTCCCCCAACGCAAAGCCTTAGTAGAGTGCGTCAAGGACCAG TTTGGTTTCATCACATATGACGTTGGTGAGAGTAAGAAGCTGTTTTTCCATGTCAAAGAGGTGCAGGATGGCTTAGAGCTCCAGACTGGGGATGAGGTGGAGTTCTCAGTCATTCTCAACCAACGCACAGGGAAATGTAGTGCCTGCAATGTGCGCAGAGTCAG TGAAGGGCCTAAACCAGTGGCAACCCCCCGTCCCGATCGTTTGGTCAACCGGCTCAAGAGCATCACCCTGGATGACTCTAGCGCCCCCCGCCTAGTCATTGTGAGACAGCCCCGTGGCCCTGACAACTCAAAG GGCTTCAACGTGGAGCGGAAGACTCGTCAACCGGGTGTAATTGACTGA
- the LOC139542631 gene encoding cold shock domain-containing protein E1-like isoform X7, producing the protein MERVHSEPPLARNTASATSVVAIPRSFSVSHKKHKRTPLYRRSMSFDPGMLHNGHTAFANGTAVGIRETGVVEKLLTSYGFIQCSERQARLFFHCSQYNGNLQELKIGDDVEFEVSSDRRTGKPIAVKLLKIKPEVLPEERISGQVGPDSHASPFTVLHGYIHPVVSAIPTHLDGKSAPGQVPTGSVCYERNGYGFLPTQEVFYLTYTPDDIEGNMHLDTGDKVSFYMETNKHTGAVSAHNIVLVKKKQMRCQGVVCATKEAFGFIERADVVKEIFFHYSEFKGDLEALQAGDDVEFTIKERNGKEVATDVRLLAQGTVIFEDISIEQFEGTVIKVIPKVPTKNQNDPLPGRISARISYTDKELLFGEKDTKSKVTLLEGDHVQFNISTDRRDKLERATNIDILPDTFHFTKESREMVRTLRRSMGVIAAMRDGFGFIKCVDRDARMFFHFSEVLEESQLHISDEVEFTVVPDMLSAQRNHAVRIKKLPKGTVSFHTQSEQRFVGVVEKEATAAITNNKSASPSKAKEKEAEEGVISYEDCGVKLTVSYHVKDLEGAAQPQAGDKVEFSINEVKRTGQQTAVTIKILNRTVNTKRLLGYIATLKDNFGFIETANHDQEIFFHYSELCGDMENLELGDTVEYTLSKGKGNKVSAEKVMKMAAVNSVGQDVGEAVMLGKVVRPLRSVDPSQTEYQGLIEHSEEEGTKGQNYPFGIMGMTNKADCLQKGELVKFQLCTVAQTGQKMACNVVPQRKALVECVKDQFGFITYDVGESKKLFFHVKEVQDGLELQTGDEVEFSVILNQRTGKCSACNVRRVSEGPKPVATPRPDRLVNRLKSITLDDSSAPRLVIVRQPRGPDNSKGFNVERKTRQPGVID; encoded by the exons ATGGAGAGAGTGCACTCTGAACCCCCTTTGGCACGTAATACTGCCTCTGCCACCTCTGTGGTGGCTATCCCCCGCTCGTTCTCGGTTTCCCACAAAAAACACAAGCGGACACCCCTGTATCGGAGATCA ATGAGTTTTGACCCTGGCATGCTCCACAATGGGCACACTGCGTTTGCCAACGGCACGGCAGTGGGCATCAGGGAGACTGGCGTGGTGGAGAAGCTGCTCACCTCCTATGGGTTCATCCAGTGCTCGGAGCGGCAGGCACGCCTCTTCTTTCACTGCTCCCAGTACAACGGCAACCTGCAGGAGCTCAAGATAGGAG atGATGTGGAGTTTGAAGTGTCCTCAGACAGGCGTACTGGCAAGCCCATAGCAGTGAAGCTGCTTAAGATCAAACCAGAGGTGCTACCAGAGGAGCGCATCTCGGGCCAGGTGGGGCCAGACTCGCACGCCTCTCCATTTACTGTGCTGCATGGTTATATTCATCCA GTCGTCTCAGCGATTCCTACTCACCTGGATGGAAAGTCTGCTCCAGGGCAGGTGCCCACTGGAAGTGTGTGCTACGAGAGAAATGGG TATGGATTCCTTCCCACGCAGGAGGTGTTTTACTTGACCTACACCCCAGACGACATAGAGGGCAACATGCACCTGGACACGGGAGACAAAGTCAGCTTCTACATGGAAACCAACAAGCA CACCGGTGCAGTCAGTGCACACAACATTGTCCTGGTAAAGAAGAAACAGATGAGGTGCCAGGGGGTTGTCTGTGCCACCAAG GAGGCCTTTGGGTTCATTGAGAGGGCTGATGTGGTGAAGGAGATCTTCTTCCACTACAGCGAGTTCAAGGGCGACCTGGAGGCCCTGCAGGCCGGCGACGACGTGGAGTTCACCATCAAAGAGAGAAAC GGGAAAGAGGTGGCTACTGACGTGAGGCTGCTTGCCCAGGGGACAGTCATATTTGAGGACATCAGCATCGAGCAGTTTGAAGGCACTGTTATCAAGGTCATCCCTAAAGTTCCAACCAAGAACCAG AATGATCCACTACCAGGCCGCATCTCTGCCAggatcagttacacagacaaggAGCTCCTGTTTGGTGAAAAGGACACCAAGTCCAAGGTGACCCTGCTGGAAGGCGACCATGTGCAGTTCAACATTTCCACGGACCGTAGGGACAAGCTGGAGCGGGCCACTAATATCGACATCCTGCCCGATACCTTCCACTTCACCAAGGAGTCCCGTGAGATGGTAAGGACCCTGAGGAGATCCATG GGTGTGATCGCTGCCATGCGCGATGGCTTTGGCTTCATCAAGTGTGTGGACCGGGACGCCAGGATGTTCTTTCACTTTAGCGAGGTCCTGGAGGAGAGCCAGCTGCACATCTCTGACGAAGTCGAGTTCACCGTTGTGCCC GACATGCTGTCTGCCCAGAGGAACCACGCGGTGCGCATCAAGAAGCTGCCTAAAGGCACAGTGTCCTTCCATACCCAGTCTGAGCAGCGCTTTGTGGGCGTGGTGGAGAAGGAGGCCACGGCAGCCATCACCAACAACAAGAGCGCAAGCCCCAGCAAGGCCAAAGAGAAG GAAGCAGAAGAGGGAGTGATTTCTTATGAGGACTGTGGAGTGAAGCTGACTGTGTCGTACCATGTCAAAGATCTGGAGGGAGCTGCCCAGCCACAGGCAGGAGACAAG GTGGAGTTCTCCATCAATGAGGTAAAGAGGACGGGCCAGCAGACCGCGGTCACCATTAAGATCCTCAACCGCACAGTCAACACCAAAAGGCTGCTGGGATACATCGCCACCCTAAAAGACAACTTTGGGTTCATTGAGACGGCCAATCACGATCAAGAGATCTTCTTTCACTACAG TGAGCTGTGTGGAGACATGGAGAACCTGGAGCTGGGTGACACTGTGGAATACACCCTGTCCAAGGGCAAAGGAAACAAAGTCAGCGCTGAGAAGGTTATGAAGATGGCAGCAG TGAATAGTGTGGGGCAGGATGTTGGTGAGGCGGTGATGCTGGGGAAGGTGGTGCGCCCTCTGCGTAGTGTGGACCCGTCGCAGACAGAGTACCAGGGGCTCATCGAGCACTCGGAGGAAG AGGGCACGAAGGGCCAGAATTACCCCTTTGGCATCATGGGCATGACAAACAAGGCAGACTGTCTGCAGAAAGGAGAGCTGGTGAAGTTCCAGCTGTGCACAGTGGCCCAGACAGGACAGAAGATGGCCTGCAACGTTGTCCCCCAACGCAAAGCCTTAGTAGAGTGCGTCAAGGACCAG TTTGGTTTCATCACATATGACGTTGGTGAGAGTAAGAAGCTGTTTTTCCATGTCAAAGAGGTGCAGGATGGCTTAGAGCTCCAGACTGGGGATGAGGTGGAGTTCTCAGTCATTCTCAACCAACGCACAGGGAAATGTAGTGCCTGCAATGTGCGCAGAGTCAG TGAAGGGCCTAAACCAGTGGCAACCCCCCGTCCCGATCGTTTGGTCAACCGGCTCAAGAGCATCACCCTGGATGACTCTAGCGCCCCCCGCCTAGTCATTGTGAGACAGCCCCGTGGCCCTGACAACTCAAAG GGCTTCAACGTGGAGCGGAAGACTCGTCAACCGGGTGTAATTGACTGA
- the LOC139542631 gene encoding cold shock domain-containing protein E1-like isoform X2, with protein MERVHSEPPLARNTASATSVVAIPRSFSVSHKKHKRTPLYRRSMSFDPGMLHNGHTAFANGTAVGIRETGVVEKLLTSYGFIQCSERQARLFFHCSQYNGNLQELKIGDDVEFEVSSDRRTGKPIAVKLLKIKPEVLPEERISGQVGPDSHASPFTVLHGYIHPVVSAIPTHLDGKSAPGQVPTGSVCYERNGYGFLPTQEVFYLTYTPDDIEGNMHLDTGDKVSFYMETNKHTGAVSAHNIVLVKKKQMRCQGVVCATKEAFGFIERADVVKEIFFHYSEFKGDLEALQAGDDVEFTIKERNGKEVATDVRLLAQGTVIFEDISIEQFEGTVIKVIPKVPTKNQNDPLPGRISARISYTDKELLFGEKDTKSKVTLLEGDHVQFNISTDRRDKLERATNIDILPDTFHFTKESREMGVIAAMRDGFGFIKCVDRDARMFFHFSEVLEESQLHISDEVEFTVVPDMLSAQRNHAVRIKKLPKGTVSFHTQSEQRFVGVVEKEATAAITNNKSASPSKAKEKEAEEGVISYEDCGVKLTVSYHVKDLEGAAQPQAGDKVEFSINEVKRTGQQTAVTIKILNRTVNTKRLLGYIATLKDNFGFIETANHDQEIFFHYSELCGDMENLELGDTVEYTLSKGKGNKVSAEKVMKMAAVNSVGQDVGEAVMLGKVVRPLRSVDPSQTEYQGLIEHSEEEGTKGQNYPFGIMGMTNKADCLQKGELVKFQLCTVAQTGQKMACNVVPQRKALVECVKDQFGFITYDVGESKKLFFHVKEVQDGLELQTGDEVEFSVILNQRTGKCSACNVRRVSEGPKPVATPRPDRLVNRLKSITLDDSSAPRLVIVRQPRGPDNSKGFNVERKTRQPGVID; from the exons ATGGAGAGAGTGCACTCTGAACCCCCTTTGGCACGTAATACTGCCTCTGCCACCTCTGTGGTGGCTATCCCCCGCTCGTTCTCGGTTTCCCACAAAAAACACAAGCGGACACCCCTGTATCGGAGATCA ATGAGTTTTGACCCTGGCATGCTCCACAATGGGCACACTGCGTTTGCCAACGGCACGGCAGTGGGCATCAGGGAGACTGGCGTGGTGGAGAAGCTGCTCACCTCCTATGGGTTCATCCAGTGCTCGGAGCGGCAGGCACGCCTCTTCTTTCACTGCTCCCAGTACAACGGCAACCTGCAGGAGCTCAAGATAGGAG atGATGTGGAGTTTGAAGTGTCCTCAGACAGGCGTACTGGCAAGCCCATAGCAGTGAAGCTGCTTAAGATCAAACCAGAGGTGCTACCAGAGGAGCGCATCTCGGGCCAGGTGGGGCCAGACTCGCACGCCTCTCCATTTACTGTGCTGCATGGTTATATTCATCCA GTCGTCTCAGCGATTCCTACTCACCTGGATGGAAAGTCTGCTCCAGGGCAGGTGCCCACTGGAAGTGTGTGCTACGAGAGAAATGGG TATGGATTCCTTCCCACGCAGGAGGTGTTTTACTTGACCTACACCCCAGACGACATAGAGGGCAACATGCACCTGGACACGGGAGACAAAGTCAGCTTCTACATGGAAACCAACAAGCA CACCGGTGCAGTCAGTGCACACAACATTGTCCTGGTAAAGAAGAAACAGATGAGGTGCCAGGGGGTTGTCTGTGCCACCAAG GAGGCCTTTGGGTTCATTGAGAGGGCTGATGTGGTGAAGGAGATCTTCTTCCACTACAGCGAGTTCAAGGGCGACCTGGAGGCCCTGCAGGCCGGCGACGACGTGGAGTTCACCATCAAAGAGAGAAAC GGGAAAGAGGTGGCTACTGACGTGAGGCTGCTTGCCCAGGGGACAGTCATATTTGAGGACATCAGCATCGAGCAGTTTGAAGGCACTGTTATCAAGGTCATCCCTAAAGTTCCAACCAAGAACCAG AATGATCCACTACCAGGCCGCATCTCTGCCAggatcagttacacagacaaggAGCTCCTGTTTGGTGAAAAGGACACCAAGTCCAAGGTGACCCTGCTGGAAGGCGACCATGTGCAGTTCAACATTTCCACGGACCGTAGGGACAAGCTGGAGCGGGCCACTAATATCGACATCCTGCCCGATACCTTCCACTTCACCAAGGAGTCCCGTGAGATG GGTGTGATCGCTGCCATGCGCGATGGCTTTGGCTTCATCAAGTGTGTGGACCGGGACGCCAGGATGTTCTTTCACTTTAGCGAGGTCCTGGAGGAGAGCCAGCTGCACATCTCTGACGAAGTCGAGTTCACCGTTGTGCCC GACATGCTGTCTGCCCAGAGGAACCACGCGGTGCGCATCAAGAAGCTGCCTAAAGGCACAGTGTCCTTCCATACCCAGTCTGAGCAGCGCTTTGTGGGCGTGGTGGAGAAGGAGGCCACGGCAGCCATCACCAACAACAAGAGCGCAAGCCCCAGCAAGGCCAAAGAGAAG GAAGCAGAAGAGGGAGTGATTTCTTATGAGGACTGTGGAGTGAAGCTGACTGTGTCGTACCATGTCAAAGATCTGGAGGGAGCTGCCCAGCCACAGGCAGGAGACAAG GTGGAGTTCTCCATCAATGAGGTAAAGAGGACGGGCCAGCAGACCGCGGTCACCATTAAGATCCTCAACCGCACAGTCAACACCAAAAGGCTGCTGGGATACATCGCCACCCTAAAAGACAACTTTGGGTTCATTGAGACGGCCAATCACGATCAAGAGATCTTCTTTCACTACAG TGAGCTGTGTGGAGACATGGAGAACCTGGAGCTGGGTGACACTGTGGAATACACCCTGTCCAAGGGCAAAGGAAACAAAGTCAGCGCTGAGAAGGTTATGAAGATGGCAGCAG TGAATAGTGTGGGGCAGGATGTTGGTGAGGCGGTGATGCTGGGGAAGGTGGTGCGCCCTCTGCGTAGTGTGGACCCGTCGCAGACAGAGTACCAGGGGCTCATCGAGCACTCGGAGGAAG AGGGCACGAAGGGCCAGAATTACCCCTTTGGCATCATGGGCATGACAAACAAGGCAGACTGTCTGCAGAAAGGAGAGCTGGTGAAGTTCCAGCTGTGCACAGTGGCCCAGACAGGACAGAAGATGGCCTGCAACGTTGTCCCCCAACGCAAAGCCTTAGTAGAGTGCGTCAAGGACCAG TTTGGTTTCATCACATATGACGTTGGTGAGAGTAAGAAGCTGTTTTTCCATGTCAAAGAGGTGCAGGATGGCTTAGAGCTCCAGACTGGGGATGAGGTGGAGTTCTCAGTCATTCTCAACCAACGCACAGGGAAATGTAGTGCCTGCAATGTGCGCAGAGTCAG TGAAGGGCCTAAACCAGTGGCAACCCCCCGTCCCGATCGTTTGGTCAACCGGCTCAAGAGCATCACCCTGGATGACTCTAGCGCCCCCCGCCTAGTCATTGTGAGACAGCCCCGTGGCCCTGACAACTCAAAG GGCTTCAACGTGGAGCGGAAGACTCGTCAACCGGGTGTAATTGACTGA
- the LOC139542631 gene encoding cold shock domain-containing protein E1-like isoform X5 has product MERVHSEPPLARNTASATSVVAIPRSFSVSHKKHKRTPLYRRSMSFDPGMLHNGHTAFANGTAVGIRETGVVEKLLTSYGFIQCSERQARLFFHCSQYNGNLQELKIGDDVEFEVSSDRRTGKPIAVKLLKIKPEVLPEERISGQVVSAIPTHLDGKSAPGQVPTGSVCYERNGEVFYLTYTPDDIEGNMHLDTGDKVSFYMETNKHTGAVSAHNIVLVKKKQMRCQGVVCATKEAFGFIERADVVKEIFFHYSEFKGDLEALQAGDDVEFTIKERNGKEVATDVRLLAQGTVIFEDISIEQFEGTVIKVIPKVPTKNQNDPLPGRISARISYTDKELLFGEKDTKSKVTLLEGDHVQFNISTDRRDKLERATNIDILPDTFHFTKESREMVRTLRRSMGVIAAMRDGFGFIKCVDRDARMFFHFSEVLEESQLHISDEVEFTVVPDMLSAQRNHAVRIKKLPKGTVSFHTQSEQRFVGVVEKEATAAITNNKSASPSKAKEKEAEEGVISYEDCGVKLTVSYHVKDLEGAAQPQAGDKVEFSINEVKRTGQQTAVTIKILNRTVNTKRLLGYIATLKDNFGFIETANHDQEIFFHYSELCGDMENLELGDTVEYTLSKGKGNKVSAEKVMKMAAVNSVGQDVGEAVMLGKVVRPLRSVDPSQTEYQGLIEHSEEEGTKGQNYPFGIMGMTNKADCLQKGELVKFQLCTVAQTGQKMACNVVPQRKALVECVKDQFGFITYDVGESKKLFFHVKEVQDGLELQTGDEVEFSVILNQRTGKCSACNVRRVSEGPKPVATPRPDRLVNRLKSITLDDSSAPRLVIVRQPRGPDNSKGFNVERKTRQPGVID; this is encoded by the exons ATGGAGAGAGTGCACTCTGAACCCCCTTTGGCACGTAATACTGCCTCTGCCACCTCTGTGGTGGCTATCCCCCGCTCGTTCTCGGTTTCCCACAAAAAACACAAGCGGACACCCCTGTATCGGAGATCA ATGAGTTTTGACCCTGGCATGCTCCACAATGGGCACACTGCGTTTGCCAACGGCACGGCAGTGGGCATCAGGGAGACTGGCGTGGTGGAGAAGCTGCTCACCTCCTATGGGTTCATCCAGTGCTCGGAGCGGCAGGCACGCCTCTTCTTTCACTGCTCCCAGTACAACGGCAACCTGCAGGAGCTCAAGATAGGAG atGATGTGGAGTTTGAAGTGTCCTCAGACAGGCGTACTGGCAAGCCCATAGCAGTGAAGCTGCTTAAGATCAAACCAGAGGTGCTACCAGAGGAGCGCATCTCGGGCCAG GTCGTCTCAGCGATTCCTACTCACCTGGATGGAAAGTCTGCTCCAGGGCAGGTGCCCACTGGAAGTGTGTGCTACGAGAGAAATGGG GAGGTGTTTTACTTGACCTACACCCCAGACGACATAGAGGGCAACATGCACCTGGACACGGGAGACAAAGTCAGCTTCTACATGGAAACCAACAAGCA CACCGGTGCAGTCAGTGCACACAACATTGTCCTGGTAAAGAAGAAACAGATGAGGTGCCAGGGGGTTGTCTGTGCCACCAAG GAGGCCTTTGGGTTCATTGAGAGGGCTGATGTGGTGAAGGAGATCTTCTTCCACTACAGCGAGTTCAAGGGCGACCTGGAGGCCCTGCAGGCCGGCGACGACGTGGAGTTCACCATCAAAGAGAGAAAC GGGAAAGAGGTGGCTACTGACGTGAGGCTGCTTGCCCAGGGGACAGTCATATTTGAGGACATCAGCATCGAGCAGTTTGAAGGCACTGTTATCAAGGTCATCCCTAAAGTTCCAACCAAGAACCAG AATGATCCACTACCAGGCCGCATCTCTGCCAggatcagttacacagacaaggAGCTCCTGTTTGGTGAAAAGGACACCAAGTCCAAGGTGACCCTGCTGGAAGGCGACCATGTGCAGTTCAACATTTCCACGGACCGTAGGGACAAGCTGGAGCGGGCCACTAATATCGACATCCTGCCCGATACCTTCCACTTCACCAAGGAGTCCCGTGAGATGGTAAGGACCCTGAGGAGATCCATG GGTGTGATCGCTGCCATGCGCGATGGCTTTGGCTTCATCAAGTGTGTGGACCGGGACGCCAGGATGTTCTTTCACTTTAGCGAGGTCCTGGAGGAGAGCCAGCTGCACATCTCTGACGAAGTCGAGTTCACCGTTGTGCCC GACATGCTGTCTGCCCAGAGGAACCACGCGGTGCGCATCAAGAAGCTGCCTAAAGGCACAGTGTCCTTCCATACCCAGTCTGAGCAGCGCTTTGTGGGCGTGGTGGAGAAGGAGGCCACGGCAGCCATCACCAACAACAAGAGCGCAAGCCCCAGCAAGGCCAAAGAGAAG GAAGCAGAAGAGGGAGTGATTTCTTATGAGGACTGTGGAGTGAAGCTGACTGTGTCGTACCATGTCAAAGATCTGGAGGGAGCTGCCCAGCCACAGGCAGGAGACAAG GTGGAGTTCTCCATCAATGAGGTAAAGAGGACGGGCCAGCAGACCGCGGTCACCATTAAGATCCTCAACCGCACAGTCAACACCAAAAGGCTGCTGGGATACATCGCCACCCTAAAAGACAACTTTGGGTTCATTGAGACGGCCAATCACGATCAAGAGATCTTCTTTCACTACAG TGAGCTGTGTGGAGACATGGAGAACCTGGAGCTGGGTGACACTGTGGAATACACCCTGTCCAAGGGCAAAGGAAACAAAGTCAGCGCTGAGAAGGTTATGAAGATGGCAGCAG TGAATAGTGTGGGGCAGGATGTTGGTGAGGCGGTGATGCTGGGGAAGGTGGTGCGCCCTCTGCGTAGTGTGGACCCGTCGCAGACAGAGTACCAGGGGCTCATCGAGCACTCGGAGGAAG AGGGCACGAAGGGCCAGAATTACCCCTTTGGCATCATGGGCATGACAAACAAGGCAGACTGTCTGCAGAAAGGAGAGCTGGTGAAGTTCCAGCTGTGCACAGTGGCCCAGACAGGACAGAAGATGGCCTGCAACGTTGTCCCCCAACGCAAAGCCTTAGTAGAGTGCGTCAAGGACCAG TTTGGTTTCATCACATATGACGTTGGTGAGAGTAAGAAGCTGTTTTTCCATGTCAAAGAGGTGCAGGATGGCTTAGAGCTCCAGACTGGGGATGAGGTGGAGTTCTCAGTCATTCTCAACCAACGCACAGGGAAATGTAGTGCCTGCAATGTGCGCAGAGTCAG TGAAGGGCCTAAACCAGTGGCAACCCCCCGTCCCGATCGTTTGGTCAACCGGCTCAAGAGCATCACCCTGGATGACTCTAGCGCCCCCCGCCTAGTCATTGTGAGACAGCCCCGTGGCCCTGACAACTCAAAG GGCTTCAACGTGGAGCGGAAGACTCGTCAACCGGGTGTAATTGACTGA